A stretch of Ciconia boyciana chromosome 18, ASM3463844v1, whole genome shotgun sequence DNA encodes these proteins:
- the MYMK gene encoding protein myomaker, producing the protein MGSLVAKLLLPTISTLVFLPTISIAAKRRFHMEAMVYFFTMFFVAIYHACDGPGLSVLCFMRYDILEYFSIYGTALSIWVSLMALAEFDEPKRSTFVMFGVLTIAVRIYHDRWGYGVYSGPIGTAVLVITVKWLQKMKEKKGLYPDKSVYTQQIGPGFCFGALALMLRFFFEEWDYTYVHSFYHCALAMAFVLLLPKENKKAGSAGTPARLDCSTLCCCV; encoded by the exons ATGGGTTCGCTGGTGGCCAAGCTCCTTCTGCCCACCATCAGCACCTTGGTCTTCCTCCCCACCATCAGCATCGCGGCCAAGCGGCGTTTCCACATGGAAGCCATGGTCTACTTCTTCACCATGTTCTTCGTGGCG atttacCATGCATGTGATGGCCCCGGCTTATCGGTGCTGTGCTTCATGCGCTACGATATCCTGGAGTACTTCAGCATCTATGGAACAGCTCTGTCCATCTGGGTGTCCCTGATGG CCCTGGCAGAGTTTGACGAGCCGAAGAGATCGACCTTCGTCATGTTTGGTGTCCTCACCATCGCCGTGAGGATCTACCACGACCGCTGGGGCTACGGCGTCTACTCGGGACCCATCGGGACGGCCGTCCTGGTGATAACCGTGAAATGG ctacaaaagatgaaagagaagaaagggctCTATCCAGACAAGAGCGTCTACACCCAACAGATCGGTCCCGGCTTCTGTTTTGGGGCGTTAGCACTGATGCTGAGGTTCTTCTTTGAG GAGTGGGATTACACCTACGTGCACAGCTTCTACCACTGCGCCTTGGCCATGGCCTtcgtgctgctgctgcccaaggAGAACAAGAAGGCCGGGAGCGCCGGGACCCCTGCCAGGCTGGACTGCTCCACGCTCTGCTGCTGCGTCTGA